In Geminocystis sp. NIES-3709, a single genomic region encodes these proteins:
- a CDS encoding glycerol-3-phosphate acyltransferase, which yields MTLTQVWGALIILIVSPIIGVIPLIDWFTYAVSGKKLAKLGTGNISVSAAFYHGGKLAGILAVLSEAGKGIAVVLLTRIFFPLSSTWEIIAITALIIGRFWGGKGAGATNVTWGIIAHNPLAALLIAVLGGVNFTIWREKQSGRIGVLVLMVVVLSAQRVDDITYILMTIVLASLLIWIYQHIADDLELNLNQVNRESAKMFRFFRGDQGILSLNDGLNPRKVGTKAGNLAQLKAWGYDVPEGWVVKPGDDILKLCQFLQPSFSNPLVVRSSGLDEDSLTASAAGIYESFLNLTDIDSLQQAIIDCFSSYHTSIAIDYRQSRGKKAQGIAVIVQKQIQGLYSGVVFSRDPVNQLEDSVCIEALAGLATQVVSGEITPEEYRVNFPDETLQGKGNTPPEVLMTVAKIAREIESLSQGVPQDIEWTYDGDKIWLLQTRPITTLQPLWTRKIASEVIPGVISPLTWSINQPLTCGVWGDIFTIVLGKRANNLDFTHTATLHYHRAYFNATLLGEIFKRMGLPPESLEFLTRGSKFTKPSLFSTLINLPGLLRLLQQELKLEDQFNHDLDRYFNPLLDELMEINPQNLSDKDLLRRIDDILECLKKATYYSIFAPLSYSLRQTLFKVLPEELDYRNIPEIASLNELKKIAIDARKLLPKNELERIDLNNYAAFFAYLTETGEGESILQNLEQCLEKYSYLSEIATDIAVPRWRENSKEMKKIFTKFVGESFTESSISKYEKKEDKISVNIVQKRLELKGKVSVVYSQLLAYLRYSFLALEKRWIEEKILDIEGDIFFLKLEEIIDYIQQKNSQINIVELTQQRKFQWEESKKITTIPYLIYGKAPQIDLIYKYTPILSNSCLQGIGASAGIIEGKIKIVLSLTDAQNINHETIIVVPYTDSGWSMILAQAGGIIAEVGGKLSHGAIIAREYGIPAVMDINHATEILQDGQLVRLNGVKGTVEILN from the coding sequence ATGACTTTAACACAAGTTTGGGGAGCGTTAATTATTCTCATAGTTTCCCCTATTATTGGTGTAATTCCTCTTATTGATTGGTTTACTTATGCTGTATCGGGAAAAAAGTTAGCCAAGTTAGGCACAGGTAATATTTCGGTGTCGGCGGCATTCTATCATGGAGGAAAGTTAGCCGGTATTTTAGCCGTGTTATCGGAGGCAGGGAAAGGCATTGCAGTAGTCTTGTTAACAAGGATTTTCTTTCCTTTAAGTTCGACTTGGGAAATTATTGCTATAACAGCTTTAATAATCGGACGTTTTTGGGGAGGAAAGGGGGCGGGTGCAACTAATGTTACTTGGGGTATTATCGCTCATAATCCACTAGCCGCACTATTAATTGCGGTGTTAGGAGGAGTTAACTTTACTATATGGCGAGAAAAGCAAAGTGGCAGAATCGGTGTTTTAGTATTGATGGTAGTTGTATTGTCAGCACAAAGAGTTGATGATATAACTTATATTTTAATGACGATCGTGTTAGCTAGTCTGCTAATATGGATTTATCAACACATAGCGGATGATCTAGAATTAAATCTTAATCAGGTTAATAGAGAGTCAGCAAAAATGTTTCGTTTTTTTAGGGGAGATCAAGGTATTCTTAGTTTAAATGATGGATTAAATCCCCGTAAAGTTGGCACAAAAGCTGGTAATTTAGCACAGCTAAAAGCATGGGGATATGATGTGCCAGAAGGATGGGTTGTTAAACCGGGGGATGATATATTGAAACTCTGTCAATTTCTACAACCTTCTTTTAGTAACCCTTTAGTCGTTCGATCGTCAGGCTTGGATGAAGATTCTTTGACGGCTTCGGCGGCAGGTATTTATGAGAGTTTCTTAAATTTAACAGATATTGACAGTTTACAACAGGCTATCATTGATTGTTTCTCATCTTATCATACCTCGATCGCCATTGATTATCGTCAGAGTCGAGGGAAAAAAGCTCAAGGTATTGCTGTTATTGTGCAAAAACAAATACAGGGTTTATATTCAGGTGTAGTTTTTAGTAGAGATCCAGTAAATCAATTAGAAGATTCTGTCTGTATTGAAGCCTTAGCAGGATTGGCAACTCAGGTAGTATCAGGGGAAATTACTCCCGAAGAATATCGAGTTAACTTTCCCGATGAAACTTTACAAGGAAAAGGAAATACCCCTCCGGAAGTGTTGATGACGGTGGCAAAAATAGCAAGAGAAATTGAAAGTTTATCTCAAGGGGTACCCCAAGATATAGAATGGACTTATGACGGTGATAAAATTTGGTTATTACAAACTCGTCCGATTACTACCCTACAACCTTTATGGACAAGAAAAATAGCCTCAGAAGTGATACCGGGTGTAATATCTCCTTTAACATGGTCAATTAATCAACCTCTAACCTGTGGAGTTTGGGGGGATATTTTTACTATTGTATTAGGTAAAAGAGCTAATAATTTAGATTTTACACATACCGCTACTTTACACTATCATCGAGCTTATTTTAATGCAACTCTCTTGGGAGAAATTTTTAAGCGCATGGGGTTACCTCCTGAAAGTTTGGAGTTTCTCACTCGTGGTAGTAAATTTACTAAACCTTCCCTTTTTTCCACTCTTATAAATTTACCCGGATTATTGCGTCTATTACAACAAGAATTAAAATTAGAAGATCAGTTTAATCATGATCTCGATCGATATTTTAATCCTTTATTAGATGAATTAATGGAAATCAATCCACAAAATTTATCTGACAAAGATTTATTAAGGAGAATAGATGATATTTTAGAATGTTTAAAAAAAGCAACTTATTACAGTATTTTTGCTCCCTTAAGTTACAGTTTAAGACAGACATTATTTAAAGTTTTACCAGAAGAATTAGACTATCGTAATATTCCAGAAATAGCATCATTAAATGAACTTAAAAAAATTGCGATCGATGCCCGTAAACTACTACCTAAAAATGAATTAGAAAGAATTGATCTAAATAATTATGCAGCGTTTTTTGCTTATTTAACAGAAACAGGAGAAGGAGAATCTATTTTGCAAAACTTAGAACAATGTTTAGAGAAATATAGTTATTTAAGTGAAATAGCAACGGATATAGCCGTGCCTCGTTGGCGAGAAAACTCCAAAGAAATGAAAAAAATATTTACTAAATTTGTGGGAGAAAGTTTTACAGAATCAAGTATTAGTAAATATGAAAAAAAAGAAGATAAAATAAGTGTTAATATTGTCCAAAAAAGACTAGAACTAAAAGGTAAAGTGAGTGTAGTTTATTCTCAATTATTAGCCTATTTGCGTTATAGTTTTTTAGCTTTAGAAAAAAGGTGGATAGAAGAAAAAATCTTAGATATAGAAGGAGATATATTCTTTTTAAAACTAGAAGAAATTATAGATTATATTCAACAGAAAAACTCTCAAATAAATATAGTTGAGTTAACTCAACAACGGAAATTTCAATGGGAAGAAAGCAAAAAAATTACTACTATTCCTTATTTGATTTATGGTAAAGCCCCTCAAATTGATTTAATCTATAAATATACTCCTATTCTTTCTAATTCTTGCCTTCAAGGTATTGGGGCAAGTGCTGGAATCATTGAAGGTAAAATTAAGATTGTCTTATCTTTAACTGATGCACAAAACATCAACCATGAAACTATAATAGTTGTACCTTATACAGATTCTGGTTGGTCAATGATCTTAGCACAAGCAGGAGGAATTATTGCCGAAGTAGGAGGAAAACTTTCTCATGGGGCGATTATTGCTAGAGAATACGGCATTCCTGCGGTAATGGACATAAATCATGCCACCGAAATTTTACAAGATGGTCAATTAGTACGTTTAAATGGAGTAAAGGGTACTGTGGAAATTTTAAATTAA
- a CDS encoding HEAT repeat domain-containing protein gives MTDSNCESTTVTSKSSNFVINENEFISLDFALEVLELGDFEEKWAISKVLVKYGEAVIPFLKKIILDENADVESRWYGLKILSQIRHPEIILILTELLTTTQEEDLIVIATQTLASQGKNSITFLCQLLNNPDYRLLATKALAQIPSLDVIEPLLSLVNDEDSIIRTTAIVSLGNFDTPEIKTVMINALKDYSSSVRKEALIALGLKLKSTQDKELINLIIPLLEDLNLSVATQAAIALSRCENSLAIEALNKVLHLPHTPEPLKVIIVKALAWIATPKSIQYLGKSLYNLNVSVTLEIIDILGRITKPRLKSQVVAILTSFYYTQSPKLGHPEILQALCYSLKQLRSIESVPILEDITENQNPQVRFYAQSALQYLRELSS, from the coding sequence ATGACAGATAGTAACTGTGAATCAACAACAGTAACCTCCAAATCATCAAATTTTGTAATCAACGAAAATGAGTTTATTTCTTTAGACTTTGCTCTTGAAGTTTTAGAATTAGGTGATTTTGAGGAAAAATGGGCCATTTCTAAAGTATTAGTCAAGTATGGGGAAGCAGTTATTCCCTTCCTGAAAAAAATTATTCTCGATGAAAATGCTGATGTTGAATCTCGTTGGTATGGATTAAAAATTCTCAGTCAAATTAGACATCCAGAGATAATTCTTATCCTCACGGAATTGTTAACAACTACTCAAGAAGAAGATTTAATTGTTATTGCAACTCAAACTTTAGCTAGTCAGGGTAAAAACTCTATTACTTTTCTTTGTCAATTACTAAATAATCCTGATTATCGTCTTTTAGCGACAAAGGCTTTAGCCCAAATTCCGAGTTTAGATGTCATTGAGCCTTTATTATCACTGGTTAATGATGAGGATAGCATTATCAGGACTACAGCGATCGTTTCTTTGGGAAATTTTGACACCCCAGAAATAAAAACCGTCATGATTAATGCTTTGAAAGATTATAGCTCATCAGTTAGAAAAGAAGCCCTTATTGCATTAGGATTAAAACTAAAATCGACTCAAGACAAAGAATTAATCAACCTAATCATACCTTTATTAGAAGATTTAAACTTATCTGTAGCAACTCAAGCCGCCATTGCTTTAAGTCGGTGCGAGAATTCTCTTGCCATAGAAGCATTAAATAAGGTTTTACATTTGCCTCATACTCCCGAACCATTAAAAGTTATTATAGTTAAGGCTTTAGCATGGATAGCAACCCCTAAAAGTATTCAATACTTAGGAAAGTCACTCTATAATCTTAATGTGTCTGTAACTTTGGAAATAATTGATATTTTAGGAAGAATAACAAAACCTCGTTTAAAATCTCAAGTAGTGGCAATTTTAACCAGTTTTTATTATACTCAATCCCCGAAATTAGGTCATCCAGAAATTTTACAAGCCTTATGTTATAGTTTAAAACAACTTCGATCGATCGAAAGCGTTCCTATTTTAGAGGATATAACGGAGAATCAAAATCCTCAAGTGCGTTTCTATGCTCAATCTGCCCTTCAATATTTGAGGGAATTATCTTCATAA
- the kaiC gene encoding circadian clock protein KaiC, with the protein MSQEAELEIDYIEKLETGIPGFDFLAEGGLPKGRATLISGTAGSAKTVFASQFLVEGIKLGENGVFVTFEEPPKAIRRNMSGFGWKIREWEKNRQWAFVDASPQPGETPMVAGEYDLGALIARIEYAIRKYSAQRVSLDSLGAIFSHLADSAQVRNDLFRLASALRELDVTAIMTAERTEEYGDISRYGVEEFVADNVVILRNVLNDEKRRRTIEILKYRGTDHQKGEYPFTIIPRQGMVVVPLSAIELEQHSSNIRITSGSGELDRMCGGGFFRDSIILVSGATGTGKTLMVTEFMAGGVQNDERCLVFAFEESREQLFRNATGWGVDFQQMEKDGKLKVVCRYPETTGLENHLINMKETIKEFKPHRVAVDSLSALERVSNLKGFREFIIGLTSFIKQQEIGGLFTSTTPTLLGGSSITEAHISTITDSIILLRYVEMYGEMRRGITVLKMRGSMHDKDIREFTIDHKGMHIGHPFRNVTGILAGTPMYTTQTEVERLSNLFDE; encoded by the coding sequence ATGAGTCAAGAAGCTGAATTAGAGATTGACTACATAGAGAAGCTCGAAACAGGGATTCCGGGATTTGATTTTTTAGCGGAAGGTGGACTACCTAAAGGAAGAGCGACACTCATTTCAGGTACAGCAGGAAGTGCTAAAACTGTCTTTGCTTCGCAATTTTTGGTGGAAGGAATTAAATTAGGAGAGAATGGAGTATTTGTAACTTTTGAAGAACCACCTAAAGCTATTAGACGCAATATGTCGGGTTTTGGTTGGAAAATACGGGAGTGGGAGAAAAATAGACAATGGGCTTTTGTTGATGCGTCACCTCAACCGGGAGAAACTCCTATGGTAGCAGGAGAATATGATTTAGGCGCTTTAATCGCAAGGATAGAATATGCTATTAGAAAATACTCCGCACAAAGGGTATCTTTAGATTCTTTAGGTGCTATTTTTAGTCATTTAGCGGATAGCGCTCAAGTGAGAAATGATTTATTTCGGTTAGCTTCTGCATTGAGAGAATTAGATGTAACTGCCATTATGACGGCTGAACGTACAGAAGAATATGGAGATATAAGCCGTTATGGAGTAGAAGAATTTGTGGCGGATAATGTGGTTATCTTGCGTAATGTCTTAAATGATGAAAAACGTCGCCGTACGATCGAAATTTTAAAGTATCGTGGTACAGATCATCAAAAAGGAGAATATCCTTTTACAATCATTCCCCGTCAAGGTATGGTAGTTGTACCCTTAAGTGCGATCGAATTAGAGCAACATTCATCTAATATTAGGATTACCTCTGGTAGTGGTGAATTGGATAGGATGTGTGGTGGAGGATTTTTTCGAGACTCGATTATTCTTGTGTCGGGTGCTACAGGTACGGGTAAGACTCTTATGGTAACAGAGTTTATGGCTGGTGGAGTGCAAAATGATGAACGTTGTTTAGTGTTTGCCTTTGAAGAAAGTAGAGAACAATTATTCCGAAATGCTACGGGTTGGGGTGTTGACTTTCAGCAGATGGAAAAAGACGGTAAACTAAAAGTTGTCTGTCGCTATCCTGAAACTACTGGATTAGAAAACCATCTTATCAATATGAAAGAAACTATCAAAGAATTTAAACCTCATCGAGTGGCGGTGGATAGTCTTTCTGCCCTAGAAAGAGTCTCTAATCTTAAGGGTTTCCGTGAATTTATCATTGGTTTAACTTCCTTCATCAAACAACAGGAAATCGGCGGTTTATTTACTTCTACTACACCTACTTTACTAGGTGGCTCATCTATTACGGAAGCTCACATTTCAACTATTACAGACTCGATTATTTTATTGCGTTATGTGGAAATGTATGGAGAAATGCGTAGAGGTATAACAGTACTAAAAATGCGGGGATCAATGCACGATAAAGATATTAGAGAGTTTACTATTGATCATAAGGGTATGCACATAGGGCATCCATTTCGTAACGTTACGGGTATTTTGGCTGGTACACCCATGTACACAACTCAGACTGAAGTTGAGCGTCTTAGTAACCTATTTGATGAATAA
- a CDS encoding alpha/beta hydrolase, giving the protein MDVISIEPKNNQKPEFVFVLLHGWGANYHDLTALTSMLNLPSCLYLFPNAPYPHYQVPGGRAWYALENENEGIEASLDQFYQWLLSLEDRTKIPLSKTIVGGFSQGGAMSLDVGLQLPLAGIVSMSGYLHFEPTADRNPFPPTLICHGKLDPVVPINTAQSAKKKLEAVGVKVEYKEYDIAHEIIPAEMHLVRDFVLKILKKF; this is encoded by the coding sequence ATGGATGTAATTTCGATCGAGCCTAAAAATAATCAAAAACCTGAATTTGTATTTGTATTGTTACATGGTTGGGGGGCTAATTATCATGATTTAACGGCTCTTACTTCCATGTTAAATTTGCCTTCTTGTTTGTACTTATTTCCCAATGCACCTTATCCTCATTATCAAGTACCGGGAGGAAGAGCATGGTATGCTTTGGAGAATGAAAATGAAGGAATAGAAGCCAGTTTAGATCAATTTTATCAATGGTTATTATCCTTAGAAGATAGAACAAAAATTCCTCTTTCTAAAACTATTGTCGGTGGTTTTTCTCAAGGGGGTGCTATGAGTTTAGATGTGGGTTTACAGTTACCCTTAGCCGGAATTGTTAGTATGAGTGGTTATTTACATTTTGAGCCGACAGCTGACAGAAATCCATTTCCACCTACATTAATTTGTCATGGAAAACTTGATCCCGTTGTGCCGATTAATACCGCCCAATCTGCGAAAAAAAAATTAGAAGCAGTGGGAGTAAAAGTAGAATATAAAGAGTATGACATTGCCCATGAAATTATCCCCGCAGAAATGCACCTAGTAAGAGATTTTGTACTAAAAATTCTTAAAAAATTCTAA
- a CDS encoding TIGR01548 family HAD-type hydrolase, producing MEAIVIFDIDGVIRDVTGSYRRALADTVEYFTNNAYRPKMEDIDNLKAEGIWNNDWEGSQELIYRYYESEGKLRSEITYPYSEIVHFFQCRYRGSQPDKPETWEGYITTEPLLVDRAYFATLTNNNLAWGFFSGATRGSAEYILKYRLGLDNPVLVAMEDAPGKPDPTGLFLAVELIETKLSLPKSLPIMYLGDTVADMTTIVNAREIKPEREWIALGVLPPHIYSDEIISQKYSHQLLTAGADRVISKATDFKQYIL from the coding sequence ATGGAAGCGATCGTAATTTTTGATATAGATGGAGTAATTCGAGATGTAACAGGTTCTTATCGTAGAGCTTTAGCTGATACGGTAGAATATTTTACAAATAATGCTTATCGTCCAAAAATGGAAGATATTGACAATCTAAAAGCAGAAGGTATATGGAATAATGACTGGGAAGGCTCACAAGAATTAATCTACCGTTATTATGAAAGTGAAGGAAAATTGAGATCCGAGATTACTTACCCTTACTCAGAAATCGTCCATTTTTTTCAGTGTCGCTATCGTGGCAGTCAACCAGATAAACCCGAAACATGGGAAGGTTATATTACCACTGAACCTTTATTAGTCGATCGAGCATACTTTGCCACTCTAACTAATAATAACTTAGCATGGGGCTTTTTTAGCGGTGCGACCAGAGGTTCTGCTGAGTATATTTTGAAATATCGTTTAGGGTTAGATAATCCCGTATTAGTGGCAATGGAAGACGCACCGGGCAAACCTGATCCCACGGGACTATTTTTAGCAGTAGAATTAATAGAAACCAAACTATCTTTACCTAAATCATTGCCCATCATGTATTTAGGTGATACTGTTGCAGATATGACAACTATCGTCAATGCTAGGGAAATTAAACCAGAAAGAGAGTGGATTGCCCTAGGAGTTTTACCACCGCATATTTACAGTGATGAAATTATTAGTCAAAAGTATAGTCATCAATTATTAACCGCCGGTGCCGATCGAGTAATATCAAAAGCTACAGATTTTAAACAATATATATTGTAA
- a CDS encoding sorbosone dehydrogenase family protein, which yields MKLKYLSFLLIFSIVSCAINVNQKPSVSQSPEVSSISTQILNPKPIKITLDELPEPFISESASQPPQILPIPSSKIFNVPVGFQVNIYAEGLNNPRWLTLTPDGNVLVTETRDNRITLLQDSDNDGVADKRSIFADESNGLNIPFGMTFTSEYFFLGNHDGIRRYDYSQGQNKLQDEGISIASLPGGGYNQHWTRNVVVSPVENKLYVSIGSRSNNSIEEIPRASIQTMDFEGNNQKTFAFGLRNPVGLDFHPVTNKLYTTVNERDGLGDDLVPDYFTHVKENGFYGWPFSYLSSKLLDPNHIVNGKSINPELVSQTITPDILIESHSAPLGLQFYDGQTFPEKYRNGAFVAFRGSWNRSQGTGYKLVFIPFDETAKPKGYYEDFLTGFLTDVSIPSTWGRPVGLLIMPDGSMLFTEEANGIIYRIQYVG from the coding sequence ATGAAACTAAAATATTTATCTTTTTTACTTATATTCTCGATCGTATCCTGTGCAATCAATGTAAATCAAAAACCTTCTGTTTCGCAATCTCCAGAAGTCTCATCAATATCTACTCAAATATTAAATCCAAAACCCATTAAAATTACATTAGATGAATTACCTGAACCTTTTATTTCAGAAAGTGCATCTCAACCACCACAAATTTTACCGATTCCTTCATCAAAAATCTTTAATGTGCCTGTAGGTTTTCAAGTCAATATCTATGCAGAAGGTTTGAATAATCCCCGTTGGTTAACTTTAACTCCTGATGGTAATGTTTTGGTAACGGAAACGAGAGATAATCGTATCACTTTGTTACAGGATAGCGATAATGATGGGGTTGCTGATAAACGTTCAATTTTTGCTGATGAAAGTAATGGTTTAAATATTCCTTTTGGTATGACTTTTACTTCTGAATATTTCTTTCTGGGAAATCATGATGGGATAAGACGTTATGATTATAGTCAAGGACAAAATAAGTTGCAAGATGAAGGTATCTCGATCGCATCTCTACCCGGAGGAGGTTATAATCAACACTGGACTCGTAACGTGGTTGTTTCTCCTGTAGAAAATAAATTATACGTCTCTATTGGTTCTCGATCGAATAATAGTATTGAAGAAATACCCCGTGCATCAATCCAAACAATGGACTTTGAAGGTAATAATCAAAAAACCTTTGCTTTTGGTTTACGCAATCCAGTGGGTTTAGATTTTCATCCCGTCACAAATAAACTATATACCACCGTTAATGAAAGAGACGGATTAGGAGATGATTTAGTACCAGATTATTTCACCCATGTTAAAGAAAATGGTTTTTATGGTTGGCCTTTTAGCTACTTATCCTCTAAATTATTAGATCCAAATCACATTGTCAATGGTAAGAGTATTAACCCTGAATTAGTTAGTCAAACTATAACTCCTGATATTTTAATTGAATCTCACTCAGCACCTTTAGGACTACAATTTTATGATGGTCAAACTTTCCCTGAAAAATATCGCAATGGTGCATTTGTCGCTTTTCGAGGTTCATGGAATCGCAGTCAAGGTACAGGATATAAGTTAGTATTTATTCCTTTTGATGAGACAGCTAAACCCAAGGGTTATTATGAAGACTTTTTAACAGGATTTTTAACGGATGTGTCTATTCCTTCTACTTGGGGACGACCAGTTGGATTACTTATCATGCCTGATGGTAGTATGTTATTTACAGAAGAAGCTAATGGTATTATTTATCGAATACAATATGTTGGTTGA
- a CDS encoding bifunctional class I SAM-dependent methyltransferase/HIT family protein: MTENKYSHLTAIERESISFPAKYLLKNELLKGDILDFGCGFGKDVEILTKKGFKVSGYDSYYFPTYPQEKFDTICCFYVLNVLFKESQEEVIMAISQLLKPEGKAYFAVRRDLKTEGFRKHYIHKKNTYQCWVNLPFKSIYLDEFCEIYEYRHYNQEKHNKDRCIFCNPYARLTLLTESSLAYAILDGYPLSKGHSLIIPKIHTENYFDLSFFHQSHCWQMVNEVQKIITKKYNPDGFNIGFNVSQAGGQKVKHTHIHLIPRYSGDNNGKKHGIRCVIPFNN; encoded by the coding sequence ATGACAGAAAATAAATATAGTCATTTAACGGCAATAGAAAGGGAAAGTATCTCATTTCCCGCAAAGTATTTATTGAAAAATGAACTGTTAAAAGGAGATATATTAGATTTTGGTTGTGGTTTTGGTAAAGATGTCGAAATTTTAACAAAAAAAGGGTTTAAAGTTAGCGGTTATGATTCTTATTATTTCCCAACATATCCTCAAGAAAAATTTGATACTATTTGCTGTTTTTATGTCTTAAATGTACTTTTTAAAGAGTCACAAGAAGAAGTAATTATGGCAATTTCTCAACTATTAAAACCTGAAGGAAAGGCTTATTTTGCTGTAAGACGAGATTTAAAAACAGAAGGTTTTAGAAAACACTATATTCATAAGAAAAATACCTATCAATGTTGGGTTAATCTTCCTTTTAAATCGATATATTTAGATGAGTTTTGCGAAATTTATGAGTATCGTCATTATAATCAAGAAAAACATAATAAGGATAGATGTATCTTCTGTAATCCTTATGCTAGATTAACTTTACTGACAGAATCTAGTTTAGCTTATGCTATTTTAGATGGTTATCCTCTTAGTAAAGGTCATAGTTTAATTATTCCAAAAATTCATACAGAAAACTATTTTGATTTATCTTTTTTTCACCAAAGTCATTGTTGGCAAATGGTAAATGAGGTACAAAAAATTATTACGAAAAAATATAATCCTGATGGTTTTAATATTGGGTTTAATGTTAGTCAAGCTGGAGGACAAAAGGTTAAGCATACCCATATTCATTTAATTCCTCGTTACTCAGGAGATAATAATGGTAAAAAACACGGAATTAGATGCGTTATTCCTTTTAATAATTAA
- a CDS encoding glycosyltransferase family 9 protein, translated as MRILALIPGGISDQLLFFPTLKTLKEQYPQAIIDVIVEPRSKNTYRVCKYVQEVLVFDFQDRNGLADYLNLLGMIRDREYELAITLEKNWAVAFLLWLDGIPVRVGYKTNNSWFINNPIAQKTEQYTASMYHDLLTALNIHTPCPDLTINVPKDDIDWAESEQQRLNLKSTGYILIHGGASPLTVRQGINKIYPVPKWQRIIEDIQMKQPNLPIVLLCGPDDINWTNEMLSLCPTVKVISPPDMGKLAAVIAGANLMLCTDSAPMQLAVAVGTYTIALFGPTQAKKLLPSNHDRFIGLQSLSDKIADIPTDKILEQMWKN; from the coding sequence ATGCGCATTTTAGCTCTTATTCCGGGGGGGATTAGTGATCAACTTCTTTTCTTTCCTACCCTCAAAACTCTTAAAGAACAGTATCCACAGGCTATTATAGATGTTATTGTGGAACCTCGATCGAAAAACACCTATAGAGTTTGTAAATATGTACAAGAAGTACTGGTGTTCGATTTTCAGGATCGTAATGGTTTAGCTGACTATCTCAATTTACTAGGAATGATTAGAGATAGAGAATATGAATTAGCCATCACCCTTGAGAAAAATTGGGCAGTAGCTTTCTTGTTATGGCTTGATGGTATTCCTGTGAGAGTGGGTTACAAAACAAATAATTCATGGTTTATTAACAATCCCATCGCTCAAAAAACGGAACAATATACGGCTTCAATGTATCATGATCTTCTTACCGCCTTAAATATTCATACTCCTTGTCCAGATCTTACCATTAATGTACCAAAAGACGACATCGATTGGGCAGAATCAGAACAACAACGACTCAATCTTAAAAGTACTGGTTATATATTAATTCATGGGGGAGCTAGTCCTCTCACTGTACGTCAAGGTATTAATAAAATTTATCCTGTACCAAAATGGCAAAGGATAATAGAGGATATTCAAATGAAACAACCTAATTTACCGATCGTGCTATTATGTGGCCCTGATGACATAAATTGGACTAATGAAATGTTAAGTTTATGTCCAACGGTTAAAGTTATTAGTCCTCCTGATATGGGTAAATTGGCGGCAGTGATTGCCGGGGCGAATTTAATGTTATGTACCGATAGCGCACCTATGCAATTGGCTGTAGCCGTTGGTACTTATACCATCGCACTTTTTGGGCCTACTCAAGCTAAAAAACTGTTACCTTCTAATCACGATCGTTTTATTGGTCTTCAATCTTTGAGTGATAAAATAGCAGATATTCCCACAGATAAAATTTTAGAACAAATGTGGAAAAATTAA